The window AGCAGCGCAGCAGGTTCTCGATGGTGGCGGCCTGGGCCGCGGTGTGGGGATCGGGGTGTTCCAGCAGGTCGGTGGTGGCGCCGCGCAGCCGTTCGGACTCCTGGGACCCTGTCTTCTGCCTGGGGACCGATTCGGCCCCCGACCCGAGCGGGGCCTGTGTGCCGCGCGCTCCTCGCTCGTGGGTGTAGGGGTGGCCGTCGGGTGCGGGGATGGCGTTCAAGAGGCTTCCTCGGGGGTGGTTCAGGTTCGTGCGGCGACGAACCGGGGCTGTTCCGGCGTGCGTTGGACCCGTGCGATTCCTGGTTGATGCGGGTGCGAGTGCGGGTGTCGTCCGGTTTCGGGGGTGCGGGGTGGATTCGGGGGTGCGGGGTGGAGGAGGCAGTTCCGGTGGTGCCTTGCGGGTGTCACCGGAGGACGACGTCTCCGGGGCCCCACTGCCGAGCCGTCCAGTGGGCCGGCTGCTATCCGGATCGCTCGCCCCGTTGGGTGTGCTCGGCGCCTTGGGCGTGCTCAGTGACTTGGGCGTGCCCGACCATCTGGGTGCGCCCGGTTGCTGTCCGCCGGGTGGCCTCTGCCGCCGAGCCGGTGTGCGCCTTGGCGACGTCCGCCACCGCGTCCGCCAGCCGGTTGAGCACCGCGCTCGCCTGTTCGTCGCTGATCGTGAGCGGTGGAAGCAGGCGCACCACGCTGGAGTTCCGTCCGCCGAGTTCCACGATCAGTCCGCGGCGCAGGCACTCCCGTTGGACGGCGGCCGCCAGTTCGGGGGCCGCGGGAGACGGCCCGCCGGGCGACGACGGCGGCTTCTCGGGGTCCACGAGTTCGACGCCGATCATCAGCCCCCGGCCGCGCACGTCGCCGACGCAGTCGAAGTCGTCGGCAAGGCACTGGAGTTGGGCGATCATGCGAGTGCCCAGAGTCGCGGCCCGCTCGGCGAGGCCGTTCTCACGGACGTACGCGAGCGTCGCGGCGCCGGCAGCCATGGCGAGCTGGTTGCCGCGGAACGTGCCCGCGTGGGCGCCCGGTTCCCACACGTCGAGGTCCTCGCGGTAGACGACGACCGCCAGTGGCAGGCTGCCGCCGATGGCCTTGGAGAGGACCATCACGTCGGGTGTGATGCCGCTGTGCTCCACCGCCCAGAAGGCGCCGGTCCGCCCGACTCCCGTCTGGACCTCGTCGGCGATCAGCGGGATGGAGCGCGCCGAGGTGATCTCCCGCATCCGCCGCATCCAGTCGTCGCGGGCCGGAATCACTCCGCCCTCGCCCTGCACCGGTTCCAGGATCATCCCGGCGGGGCTCGGCACTCCGGACTTGGTGTCGTCGAGGATGGACTCGGTCCAGCGCGCGGCGAGTTCGGCACCCGGCTCGCCGCCGACGCCGAACGGACAGCGGTAGTCCTGCGGATAGGGCAGGCGCGCGACCCGTACGTCGGACGCGCCCCCGGATGCCGCGAGCGCCCCCGCGGTCATCCCGTGGTACGCGCCGGCGAAGGCGAGAATCCCGCTGCGCCCGGTCGCGGCGCGCACCAGCTTCAGGGCGGCCTCCACGGCGTCCGTACCGGCGGGCCCGCAGAACTGCACGCGCGCGTGGTCGGCGAGACCGGGCGGCAGCGTGCGGAACAGCTCGGTGGTGAAGGCGTCCTTGACGGGCGTGGCCAGGTCGAGGACCTGCAGCGGCGCCCCGGAGTCGAGGACCTTCCTGATGGCTTCCAGTACGACCGGGTGGTTGTGGCCGAGGGCCAGCGTCCCGGCGCCCGAGAGGCAGTCGAGGTAGCGGTTCCCGTCGGCGCCCTCGATCGTCAGGCCTCGTGCGCGGACGGGGACGATCGGCAGGGCGCGTGCGTAGGTGCGCGCCGCGGATTCACGCGCCGCCTGACGCCGCAGGATCCCCTCGTGCGCCGCGCGCGCCCCGACGTTCTCCTGGGTCGCGCGCGCCCCCACGGCCTCGGGCATCGCGGGCGCCGTCTCGGGTGCAGACTCGGTCACAGCCACGTCTGTCGGTCCTCCCGCTGTCCAGAAGAGGCGAGTTGCTCGGCCGCCCGGTGGGAGGCGACAGGGGAATGAACGCAGCCGGAACGTCCCCCGTACGTACCAACGACGAGGACCGCGAGGGGCAACGGTGGGGCGAAGATCCTTGCCGTGACGGAACCGTTGCGGTTCCGTCGGAAGTCCCCCACAGCAACGGCATAGTCTGTGGTGCCGTTCAGCGAATCCCCGCTGATCAGCACCCACGGTCCACGTCGGACACATCCGGGTCACCGGATGCTTACGAAGTCCCATGTGGCAGCACAGAGTTGTTCGTTCACCTCCAGGGGGAGTCACACCATGCGACCCATACGCCCGCTCTTCACCGCCCGTCGAGGGAGGAGCTCGCGCCGCAGAACCTCCCCCATGCTGGCCGCGGTCGGACTGGCCACCGCCCTGGCGCTCACCGCCACCGCCTGCGGTTCGGAGGAGGACTCCAACGCGGGCGCTCAGGCGTCGGCGTCAGCGGCGGGCGACGGCAAGATCAAGATCCCGGACGACATCAAGGACAGGCTCAAAGAGCACGGGATCGACATCGACCAGTGGAAGGGCGGCGCCTGGAAGAACTGGGACAAGGACGACTGGCTGCGCGAGGCCGGGGACTACATCAACCCGATCATCAAGGACCTGTGGGACCCGGACCGTATGCGCGAGGCCGAGGACCCGGACCAGGGCAAGGGCGTCGACGAGAACGACCTCTCGGGTGACCAGGGCGTGACCGACCCGGAGCCCGCGCCCGTGGAGGCGAAGGGCGTCCCGGCGGCGTACCACGAGAACGCGCCCGAGGCGGGCAAGGTGTTCTTCGACTCCCCCGAGGGCACGATGGTCTGCTCGGCGACCGTGGTCCAGGACCCGGCACACCCGGGCAAGTCCAACCTCGTGTGGACCGCGGGCCACTGCGTGCACGCCGGCAAGAAGGGCGGCTGGTACCGCAACATCGCCTTCGTGCCCTCGTACAACAACGACGCCATGTCGGCGGCGGAGCTCGCGACCGCCACCAAGGAGGAGGTCGCTCCGTACGGTCTCTGGTGGGGTGACTGGGCGCAGACCTCGGACCAGTGGATCGAGCAGGGTGGCGCGACGGGCGGCGACGGCGCCTCGTACGACTTCGCGGTCATTCATGTGACGCCGGAGAAGGGCAGCGGGGGCAAGTCCCTGGAGGAGACCGTCGGTTCGGCGCTTCCGGTGGACTTCAACGCTCCGGCCGTGTCGCAGGTCGGGGACATCACCGCGACCGGCTACCCGGCGGCGAAGCCGTTCGACGGGGAGACCATGTTCCAGTGCGCGGACAAGCCGGGCCGGCTCTCGATCGCCGAGGCCGAGCCGACGATGTACCGCATCGGCTGCACCATGACCGGCGGTTCGTCGGGCGGCGGCTGGGTCGCCGCGGGTTCGGACGGCAAGCCCGCGTTGGTGTCCAACACGTCGATCGGCCCGGTGACCGCGGGCTGGCTCGCGGGCCCGCACCTGGGCACGGAGGCCAAGGGGATCTACGACGCGGTGAGCAAGAAGTTCGCGGCGCAGCAGTAGCAGCGCGGCAATAGCGGCACAGCCGTGGCGACGCGGCAACAGCGGCGCAGCCGTGGCAGTACGGCAGTAGCCACACAGGGACGGACGGCGGCAGGGTGGGCCTCACGGAAACCTTCACCACCTGGCCGCCGTTCGTCCTCGACTCCCCGGGCATAGTGGGGTGTCGCGGTGAAACGGGCTCCGCGGAGAGCCTTCTTCGCGCTCTTCGCGCCTGACCCGCAGACGAAAGCTGCACGTTCAATCGGGGGTAACAACACCATGCATTCCACACGTCCGTCCTTCTCGGGGATGCGCGGGCGACGCCGCGTCCTCGTCGCCGCCGGGCTGGCGGCGGCTCTGACGCTCACCGCCACCGCCTGCGAGTCGGGCGACGACAACGCCGCCGACAAGCCGGCCGCCACCGGCTCCGGGGCCTCCGGCGGCGACAAGATCGAAATTCCGGCCGACATCGCCGACAGGCTCAAGGAGCACGGCATCGATGTCGACGACTGGAAGGACGGCGAATGGAAGAACTGGGACAAGGACAAGTGGCTCACTGAGGCCGAGGACTTCGTCAACCCGGTGATCGAGGGCCTCTGGAAGCCCGAGCGGATGAAGTCCGCCAAGGACCCGGACAAGACGATCTCCGCGAAGGACGCCTCGGCCGACCAGGGCGTGAGCGACCCGGCCCCCGCGCCGGTCAACGCGACTCGGGAAGAGACCCCGTACCACGACAACGCCGCCCCGGTCGGGAAGGTCTTCTTCGACTCCCCCGAGGGCTCGATGGTCTGCTCGGGCACGGTCGTCAAGGACCCGCGCAACCCGGGGAAGTCCAACCTCGTGTGGACCGCCGGCCACTGCGTCCACGCGGGCGGTGGCGGCGGCTGGTACCGCAACATCGCCTTCGTGCCCGCCTACAACGACCTCGGCAAGTCCGAGTCCGAGCTGGCCAACGCGACACCGCAGGAGATCTCCCCGTACGGCCAGTACTGGGCGGACTGGGCGTCCACTTCGAACGAGTGGATCCAGGGAGGCTCGGAGTCGGGCGGCGCGGGTGCCGCGTACGACTACGCGGTGCTGCACGTGAAGCCGGAGTCGGGCTCCAAGTCCCTTGAGGAGACCGTCGGTACGGCGCTGGACGTGGACTTCTCCACCCCCGCCGCGGCGGACGCGGGCACGATGGGCGCCTGGGGTTACCCGGCCGCCCCGCCGTACAACGGTCTGATCATGCACAAGTGCGTCGACCGGCCGGGCAGGCTCTCGCTCAGCCCGAGCCTGCCGACGATGTACCGCATCGGCTGCACGATGACCGGCGGTTCGTCGGGCGGCGGCTGGTTCCGGGTCGTCGACGGCAAGACCGTGCTCGTCTCGAACACCTCGATCGGCCCGGCCGACAACACCTGGCTCGCGGGACCGCAGCTGGGGCAGGGCGCCAAGACGCTCTTCGACAACATGAGCAAGGAGTACGGCGCCAAGTAGGCGCCCCTACGAACGCCGGCGCCACGCCCACGGCATCCGCGCCACGGATACGGCGAAGGCCCGCCCCCTCTGGCAGGGGGCGGGCCTTCGCCGTATGCGATCGGATCGGGGATCAG is drawn from Streptomyces liliifuscus and contains these coding sequences:
- a CDS encoding diaminobutyrate--2-oxoglutarate transaminase family protein, which gives rise to MAVTESAPETAPAMPEAVGARATQENVGARAAHEGILRRQAARESAARTYARALPIVPVRARGLTIEGADGNRYLDCLSGAGTLALGHNHPVVLEAIRKVLDSGAPLQVLDLATPVKDAFTTELFRTLPPGLADHARVQFCGPAGTDAVEAALKLVRAATGRSGILAFAGAYHGMTAGALAASGGASDVRVARLPYPQDYRCPFGVGGEPGAELAARWTESILDDTKSGVPSPAGMILEPVQGEGGVIPARDDWMRRMREITSARSIPLIADEVQTGVGRTGAFWAVEHSGITPDVMVLSKAIGGSLPLAVVVYREDLDVWEPGAHAGTFRGNQLAMAAGAATLAYVRENGLAERAATLGTRMIAQLQCLADDFDCVGDVRGRGLMIGVELVDPEKPPSSPGGPSPAAPELAAAVQRECLRRGLIVELGGRNSSVVRLLPPLTISDEQASAVLNRLADAVADVAKAHTGSAAEATRRTATGRTQMVGHAQVTEHAQGAEHTQRGERSG
- a CDS encoding trypsin-like serine peptidase, producing the protein MRPIRPLFTARRGRSSRRRTSPMLAAVGLATALALTATACGSEEDSNAGAQASASAAGDGKIKIPDDIKDRLKEHGIDIDQWKGGAWKNWDKDDWLREAGDYINPIIKDLWDPDRMREAEDPDQGKGVDENDLSGDQGVTDPEPAPVEAKGVPAAYHENAPEAGKVFFDSPEGTMVCSATVVQDPAHPGKSNLVWTAGHCVHAGKKGGWYRNIAFVPSYNNDAMSAAELATATKEEVAPYGLWWGDWAQTSDQWIEQGGATGGDGASYDFAVIHVTPEKGSGGKSLEETVGSALPVDFNAPAVSQVGDITATGYPAAKPFDGETMFQCADKPGRLSIAEAEPTMYRIGCTMTGGSSGGGWVAAGSDGKPALVSNTSIGPVTAGWLAGPHLGTEAKGIYDAVSKKFAAQQ
- a CDS encoding trypsin-like serine peptidase, whose product is MHSTRPSFSGMRGRRRVLVAAGLAAALTLTATACESGDDNAADKPAATGSGASGGDKIEIPADIADRLKEHGIDVDDWKDGEWKNWDKDKWLTEAEDFVNPVIEGLWKPERMKSAKDPDKTISAKDASADQGVSDPAPAPVNATREETPYHDNAAPVGKVFFDSPEGSMVCSGTVVKDPRNPGKSNLVWTAGHCVHAGGGGGWYRNIAFVPAYNDLGKSESELANATPQEISPYGQYWADWASTSNEWIQGGSESGGAGAAYDYAVLHVKPESGSKSLEETVGTALDVDFSTPAAADAGTMGAWGYPAAPPYNGLIMHKCVDRPGRLSLSPSLPTMYRIGCTMTGGSSGGGWFRVVDGKTVLVSNTSIGPADNTWLAGPQLGQGAKTLFDNMSKEYGAK